Part of the Antedon mediterranea chromosome 6, ecAntMedi1.1, whole genome shotgun sequence genome, cgcagccagacataagatcaaaggattGTTaaaagttcctatcttggcaaagcaagctcagtgtcctgttgttagattgccttggttgaaGTAAACTGAATTAATTtgtgtaatttaaaatgtttgcagGTTCACAATCTTGTATTCAATCTACATATGATTCTGTCTGACACTGTCAAGATGAAAGAGTTTAAGGAAGACCCTGAGATGTTAATGGACCTTATGTATAGAATTGCCAAAGGGTATGTCAAATGTCTTTAATTATATTCACATATTTAAACCACCAATTGGTTAAATAAAAGATTgatcaaattaataattcaataatcAATTAATAGAATTCAGAATTTAAAGTTATCTCATggtaaagaataaaatatttacttacCTAccacataatatatatataatccgACCGATATAGCGCTATTTCATGAAGATCAGAGCTctgtggacttagatgttacaccttttcaacaacattcttctcccctaagggtcacatcGTGTCATCGACAGCCAACTACGGCGCTATTACttctgtccacgacagtgtgtgtgaacttgtacaccggggtaaccccctactcgtctcgaaagatgtactagtttctttaaagtgcacacgagcaataTGCATACACTGGACCCTTGCTGATTTTGTGGCTATggattatggttccactgtcttaaccgctcggccactcactcataaGACGTTTATATGTTTCTCCTTTAGATACCAAAATTCTCCTGACCTACGCCTGACATGGCTTCAAAACATGGCTGGTATGCACATGAAACAAGGGAACCATGTAGAATCTGCTATGTGTTTAATTCACTGTGCTGGCCTAGTCACAGAGTATCTACACATGCAGGAAGATAGGCCATATCTCCCTGTAGGTTGTGTGGCATTTGAGGTATGTACCAAAGAGCCTAGAATTTATTTCAATTGTTAAACATcaagaaataaataattgcatttttcattcattcattatcagtttttaaataaatcctgATTTGTAAATTTTTGTTACTAGAAAATCTCTTCAAATGTTCTTGAGGAGAGTGCAGTGTCTGATGACGTTGTGTCACCTGATGAGGAGGGTATATGTTCTGGTAAATACTTTACAGAGAGTGGGTTAGTAGGCCTTCTAGAGCAGGCTGCTACTTTCTTTACTGAGGTAAGAATTAcaattcattttactatttactatttttggattttttttaatagtaataaactttttaattattttattaatcacGTTTgctaatcaacttttttttcatttttagggTGGTTTTTATGAAGTGGTGAATGAGGTTTACAAAGTGCTGATCCCAATCCATGAAAACAACAGGAACTTCAACAGACTGTCAACCATCCACAGCAAGCTATGTGATGCATTTCACAAGATTGTAGAACTGGTGAGTTATAttcaattaataaattaaataattaaatttttttcgaTAAAACAGAGGAAATGATATAAGGACATTTAAAACTAGCTGCCATTAGCTGTGCCTCCATCCTCAATTAATTTTATCTGTTAAATATCTCTTAGAAATTGTTGCTTTTGAAAATTGGCACATTACAATGATAAAATAACAGATCATCTATATACATTTtccagtttttttttcattaatagactttatgttaataatatttatcttCCATCATTTTTCAGGACAAGAAAAGAATGTTCGGTACTTATTTCCGTGTTGGCTATTTTGGGACCAAATTTGGAGATCTAGATGGCGAGGAGTTCATCTATAAGGAACCAAAAATAACTAAACTGCCAGAAATTGCCCATCGACTTCAGGTAAATATTTCGTAGATCAAAGTAAAGAACTTTGCACTGTGTATGTTAATACATAGTACCAAGTAAATATGttctaataataaaaagtaaatatctGTTACACACTCACTTTCTCTCATAAAAAGaacaactctcccaatactggacacctGGCGTAATATTCTGGTTTTTTGGAgagtctggtattcagaatgtgtttttattggtaaacataaatttgggaccttttggactTTAAGAAAAGTCTGATTTTGTGAAAGAGTttgagtctggtattgggaatGTCTACTGTATATGTTTTGCTACAGCAGAGCTCtccattataataatatgaactGCATCATCATGTATATACATTCAATGCCATTAATTTGTTTCTAATTGGAATAAGGTAATTGTAGTTGTATTATGAAAATATGAACTGTTTTCTGTTTGTTTCAGAATTTCTATGAGGACCGGTTTGGAGAAGAAAACCTTGTTATGATGAAAGATTCTCGTAAGGTTGACGTTAGTACGCTTGATCCTCTCAAATCGTACATTCAAGTTACGTATGTGGAGCCGTACTTTGAGTCGTTTGAGTACGACATCCGAAGGACGCATTTTGACAAAAGCTATAACTTGCGTAAGTCGCTGCTGAAAATGTtacttgtttgtttatttaaaggGAATTATAGATAGTGTTTATTATAGTTATCTTATTCCTCCGTGGTCCCTTATTCAGTGTTGTTAGAATATTACAGCTCAAATTTAAATTCCATTACATTAGAATTTActgtttttgtaaaataaatataacttttaaGCGTATATAGCATTAAGGCCTCTATGCGCttcacataaaataaaagtaatccttgaaataaataaaataaataaaagcaatTAAGAATGAGAAACCCTATTTCTGTTTTCCACTTTTTAACCCTACAGTGGGCAGTGATAAAGATattttaactcaactagaaatgcgtacattttaatttcattctACGTTGTTTTCAGGTCGTTTTGTATTTGCAACTCCTTTCACACAAGAAGGCCGAGCTCATGGAGAATTACATGAACAGTATAAACGTAAAACAATCTTGACGACGTCGCACGCATTTCCTTACGTCAAAACTCGCTGTACTGTCATACACAAGGAAGAGGTAATTTCGtggtttattattaaaataataactaaaatatgtttgtttgtacAGTAGATAATTCtttttctaatttaaatataaatatctaaTTATACTGTAAATGTCTATAATATACAAAGCTATTTACTATAAATAACACTTTTGTTTTGGCTGTATGTTGTTTAAAGTTTGAAAACTGTCTTGATGTTTTTAACAGATTGTGTTGAGACCAATAGAAGTAGCAATTGAAGATATGCAAAAGAAGATGTTAGAATTAGCACAGGCAACCATACAAGATCCACCAGATCCTAAATTCCTACAAATGGTCTTACAGGGTTGCATCGGTACTACAGTAAACCAggtaagtacagtattgtaatGCCATTAGAGTTTAGTAGTTATTACTAACTTGGGCTTCAATAAACCACAAGTATAATTGTAGTCCAGAGAAAAATTAGTGATCTAAAACACATGTTACTTGTTTGTTCTAAAACACAATTAATCACTGAATATTGTTCAGTACAactcaaattcaaattcaaattatctTTTAATAATCCTTTTGGAAATTTATTGCTcgttttacaaatatataaaaatgtataacaataCAAAAGGTAAACTATTTACAAAACAAGAAGAGAACGCCACAAAACATGAGtaaaaatttaacaataaagtTATTGAAATCGTCAATTACgtatcaaattatttattttgtcactTATGTTGTGtaaattttaacataatttaacataaaataaaatttagtcgaagtataattatatttaacattattttctagGGTCCCTTTGAAGTTGCCCAAGTGTTCTTGGGAGATAAAGCAGCAGCAGAGATCCCACTAGATAAGCAACACAACAAACTTAGGATATGTTTTAAAGAGTTCTCAAAAAGGTaactattataatttttatgtattttccccaaaaaatgtatttgctgTCCCaaaaatttgtcttttttttctatacaaaagaaatgtttaagAATGTTTTGCTGAGAAAATactttttcaatttctttatgaCCAtgcagtaacatttttacacatattttttatctttagaTGCAGCGATGCTTTACGCAAAAACAAAACGCTCATAGCATCCGATCAGAAGGAATATCAAAAGGAACTGGAGCGTAACTACCATCGTTTCACCGATCGTCTAATGCCGTTAATTGCTAACCGAGATCCCGTGGCCACGCCATACTTCTGTAGTGTAAATGACTTGCAAAGcatacatgtttaaaaatgttgaattatcGTAGAAAGTATTATATTGTGCCTGGAGAAATTAAAGATATTTGAACCTGCCTTATTCATATGCTGCACTATGTGTTGTTGTTTGTGAATGTTAGTGTCTGAAGATACAATAGTGCTGTTTAAAAGAATGTTTGATTTGTttagaaaattgacttttctGTTATGTTGTGAATAATATGTGCGTAATCTCAGAGTAGAGGTACTTATGACGACCATACCGactcacacacacacacacacttcAGTTGGTGGTGATCATGCGATATGCCATTTTTTTAACGCgggtgggggaggggggagTAAAGACTTTCTGAGTGAGTGCAATAAAGCACATAGTGTGTGggtgtgtgtttgttttataatttttcttttgtttaaaagtATTAATGACCGACCAAGTTGTGATAAAATGGTCATATGTCACAATCTATTTGTTATATAATAAGGTGAAACCTACTGTTGTTtgtaactttttaatatttttttgaaaaCTTGTTTTAAATGAACACCTAAAAAAACTAACACGCACTAAGTATTGCATGTTCttttagtattatagtattatctTTATGAAACTAACTGTCAACAATATGACTAGCCCATAAATTCTTAAgttaaaaatttcttttttttgtcaatattATTAATCTCAAAAGCAAAATAAGCAATATACTCTTTTAACATTTTACTAATTATGCAAGTCATTACTAACTGCCTTATCACCTCAAAACCAAATGTTTTGACCAAAGTTTAAATACACATTTAACAATGTATAtaagattttgtttattttattatagaagTAACTATTGAACATTATTGTATCAAATTGTCAaattgtgtttgtttattttattatagaagTAATTATTGAACATTATTGTAGCAAATTGCGTTTGTTTATCTTATAGCCTAGAAGTAATTAGTATTGAAcgaacaaaaattgtttttttttattaaagtataTAAGTAATCAggttattaaaaacatattttataatgttattttataatatgaGGCGTTAATTTATCTAAGATTGTTATATAGGTgccaataaaaaacaaatatattttctttagaTACATAAACTAATATCCAATCATGTAACTGGGTCAAATaatctaatattaatatttgaccTAGAAAATTGTTATAACCTAACATGGAAGTACTGTTGTCTTAGAAAACACCAGTGTCATAGATAATTGAATATTCTTAAagtatttttaatgatttattattattatgcataaATGAAAACTATAGGTTATCAAAGAATTATAGACAAATTATTTTGCAAATTAACATATGAAGCAATGACAACCAATATAAGTATACAATTACTGATTTGGCCATAATTCCACCCTAGTGGTGCGTATGAAAGGTTCCTTGAGagtataaagtaaaacattgcaTTTAGTCCTTTGGTATAAGCCCCTCCTCAAAGTGGGTTACACCCACCTCAATATAGTACCTTTAATTcctatttttaaatgataaagtAGAAGCCTTTCTGCCAATACTGTCCCAAACCATAAACCAAAGCACATAATATGCCTTTAATATTGACCTGTCATTACTCTAATATTACTGTGGGGTGTCAAAATAATTCACAATGCAAATAAATCAGTTATAATCCATAGTAATATGTTAATAATCTTTATTGGAAAAAGACACCTTTATATCAAGTGGCACTTGTGTCAACAGTGCGTCCTTACAAGGTGAATATAACAAGAAATAATCTTCAACCTTAGTAGAGCAAGTAAATTACAGATAACcacttatatatttataaataagtgtaatattttatttataggaatcattgtttttttttatatacagtattgttgtttttaaacaatttacaattGTCTTTATTAAGAGATACATTACATACATGTTTTCAATGTCTGCCTAGTCGTATCAAACGAGttgacgtgcccaaatatgatatgatgtcatccactgtgtccatatatgggcacataaagtttgaaagtgtagacgaAGCTTAAATCATAAGTAATTTGGTGCTGTGAATATTTTCTTTATGTTGTACAGTTCGTGGTATACCATACCTTAGTCAAGCTTTTATTTAACAGCAGCATTTAATTAATGCctttagtatttattttgtattattttgcaATCAATTAATGTATATACATTCATgcttcataaaataaataacattacagATTTTTGATTACTGTTTTTAATTGTCTAACTTCCAAGTAGTAAAATTGCAtccttattttaaaataataccaTAAAGTCTCGCGTTGTCTACAGTACATATATCAAGCAGAAACCAACTCATGATTTTCTCATTGTTCAGCAAATCATAGAACTCGACACAAAGGGACCCTTAGGGGAGTAGAAAGTTGTGGTATGTGTCGTCTACACCTGTgtgcaattcagcccagtaggctgcaagtcacaggttattcccccatttacatttacaagCATTTTGAACCATATTCAAGAGGCAGATGTCCATATCTTATTTGTTGCcctattattatttcattctcATAAGTTCCCAATAAAAAAACAGATACAATACAAACATCTTCATAAAGGCATATTGTGTTTATCTACACAAAATTTGGTTCTTTAGATAAAAAGGTTTAACATTTAGTACTCCTTAGATAAAAATttcttaataaataatttggtcaatcaaaattatcataatcatatcacaaaaatatacggtatatagaTCTACTTAAAACACCTTGTGTATCTTTTCATTGGATGATCACGTATTTTCACGATTAGGTGTTACAGGTTCAGGAGTCGTAAAAATGTTGAGAATATTATGCAAGGCCTGTAGTAGGCTCCATTTCAGCACAAATAGgaatcatttaatttattgGTTTGATATGATTGCTAAGGAACTTGTACACCTCTGGCCAAATCTTGTCAGTTTCTGTTCCACTGAAAGTTTGCAGTAAGTTATGTTTCCtaaaacagaaaaaagaaaaaacaaatatgaaCCTGATTTAAGAAAAAAGACTAATTCAGttaattcaatacaattaaagCATTCGGTTCCTTTCCAGATCCTATCCATTACACCCTTTCCTTTGCAGATCATTCCATTGCACCTTCCTAAATAAACCTCATCATTACATCATTCACATTGCACCCTATAAATGTACCCTTCTCATTGGACTCTTGCCACTGAATCCCATTGGATCTCTGCTTTCTATTGGATCTCTGCTTCTATCTCAACTTCATCATTGCATCAATCCATTGCACCCTTTTTGTATTGTACCTCCTGCTTTCTTCTCTATTTATCACACAAGAAAACTTGATAATTTTAAGGTTATAATTTAGCTATTCCAAGCAccacaaaaagaaagaaaattaaaatacaagcTCAGATATTCATTTAGATGTCACATTTACCTATAGAACTCTGTCACAGGTGTTGTCTGTTTGTTATACGTTTCTAGTCTTGCCCGTACAGTCGCTGGTTTATCATCATCACGTTGTATTAAATTCTCACCAGTAACGTCATCTTTTCCCTGCAAGAAGTATTCAATTATCAGTTTACTTTAATACCTCAGTTGGTTATGCGGATCCAAGTGAGCATACAGCCAGCCCGACATCTAACtctttgaaaacaattttaagcAATAGTTAGGGTTTGAAATGCAAAAAGTAAGGGAACTACAGTATTAAACTTTTCTTTCCTAAGATAATTTTTTTGCATTAAATAAACTTTgcattaatttaaaacattccTGTTTAAGTGTTCATAAAACTGTCAAAAAAGTtccatataattataataatatcctggaatTTACCTCAACTTTTGGTGGACTCCACAATAAGTTATAAACTCGCCCACTTTCAAGATGTACCCAGCGACTTTCAAGCCTTTTTACAATTTCATCAAAAGGAATATCTAAATTGATTACAGTGTTAATTTCTTGTTCCTTCATCAGGGCTTCTGCTTGTGGTACTGTTCTTGGAAAACCTAATTAATAAAAAACGTTTAAAAAGTATTAATTCCACCCAACACAATACAATACtagtaaattaaatataatataatcatttttatGTAGCATTTGTAGATTAATGatttattgataaattaaaatagttaagaataaaaaaaatacaatttttctacaattttttgGCCTTTTAGAGAATGTtgtagtctaggttctagacagaggtttgacttaatattagtaaaaagataaatattttggcacataaagCGTTTAATACATATTATACTACAGACGTGGGGCAAGTCTTTGAATAACTATGagtataaaatattacaaaacaatttttagGTAGGTACAAAACTGCATTAGAATATACAGAAGTAGGCTgttttaaagggggattctgggtttaaaattggttttaaatatcgtttatttattaaataaaaaatattataacaatatagacatgtcagaatgaagaagtaataacgagaaattaaaaaaattaaatttcatatacattttagggtaaattcatggaaagtctgtttttcagcagcttagggaagctcattaatattcatgagatattcacaaaatcacgtcaccagtggattccaaactcgcgacgtcatgtacgttgtgtttgtcaactaatttacatctctcccCTGtaaaacgacgaccacccgatcattgtgaaatacattttttgtagattttctaagctaggcctaaagtgtaataataacagtagtagcatatatttatttgacatttaatgaaatacaaaatttagtacaggtacggagtcataaatttaatactatttttatacctctatagtacagatcgtattatcggcttcacgtacaatactactctaggcctagcctaataataatatgggcgagagccattctgactagggattccatgccacggtggctacgttaaaacaatggggcccatgggcctagctagcctactactactagacgattggcccataaataacaaaacccatcctatcaaccaaactcctaaacaatctaaacctaaaacgttctaaaaaatcggctgtaaatattgaagcaaaacaaggtccgatcgccgtctacacgtatggtgtcccgatcgtctaagtaggcctaaaataaaataggcttagtttactctccaaaaaagcggatactcatgcatcaagcaagtagaccaggtagtaggaaggagacctagccgatccggcccagttaaaaattgagctagctagtgtagtagaccctatgcgaattgatactaccaggccttttactataggctgcactacacaaatattccaactctctcattcgagatATACCAATCCGGCAGGtcaagtcgaccttcaatcaaatactgtacatcgttcatgttgtgattatagacggggtatactcgacccgaccagtttggtattgttgtatctgcttatcacgtgacgatgccaggcatgggcagcagagagagcacgtgtattttcgtctcgctcgatcctcagcaggaatgtacagtatacgttacgcttcattgattttgatttttcccctaagtcggtgcgaaaatcggcaaacgtaaagtgcaaacatatctaatttttcactgttttgatgaattttcataaaaaattgactttataaatgggaagaccgactaaaattacatcagataagaataattttacaaaagtaattgatatggtttttgataacgagtcgtcggaagatggaccatttcacgaatttcctattttgtaaccacagtgtgattttgccgtagctgcacttgtaatctggcctgatttcacagccttcgttctgcttcactgggcgcttatataaattgaaacttttaccgtacaagagacaaacaaatatattttacattttttactattcattttaaacccggaacccccctttaaattGTCTTTGATATCAATTAACTTTGattagtttaattaatttgGGCGCACCATCAAGAAGCCATGTAGATGTCATATTCCTTAATTCATTCAGAATTAGCTCCACCATTACATCATCTGGGACAAGGTGACCTTTCTGTATAAAGTCATCGGCCTTTACACCAGCAGCTAAAATAAAGCATCAAACAATTTCAAACATTATCAACTAAAGACAGtataacaaattgtttttttttatgttcacTAATGTATGTATGACAGATTTcaatccaagtcggccctaaaccatCTCGGCCAAAGTGAAGTCGGCCCCAAGTGAAGTCGGCTTCAAGTCAAGGGGCcaagttgaccgattagtttttggtcGAGTTGACGTAAAGCCGAGTATATTTGAGAGTTGACTTGATGGTGACTTGACGTATGTGCAACTTGATATGAAAACATGTACAGAATGTTCATAGAGCAGACGAACTGTACAAAACAAACAATGGaggtgttatgcgcgatttgaacgatttgcgcaatttgaaattgcgcaaaaaaaatccttgcgcaatttgaattgaaacatgtgtttcaaattgcgcaagcaacgtattaaattgcgcaagtaatctgcaaattgcgcaaggtttttcgacagattgtgaaatcatgcacacccatatttttatagtaatttctaagaatgattcaaaattaaagataaatatcgcatttccttattttagtagtgcaaatattgttataagttagcataccgtcgaagaaccgacgaaggaaaacgaagcggtggtgttccaccaggcgggcgtgGCGCGgccggccggctatactactctagcctagctagggtctggactactgatactgactaggttacatggcctagcttaaactaatattaaaaacttaatttttacatttattttgatttatttcaagttacagtgataatattatttaattgtaataataaatgttatgtatttattatacacatgttatcttcgcatttattatgttttattttgagttatttagtttccaataaattattaaaataccgattgtctggtagaattttgttgcgcaatttgaaaatttacagttcgttttcaaattgcgcaaaggtgtcattttgcgcaagaactatcttgcgcaatttacaaattgtgcagcgcaatttaaaattgcgcaaagattttcttgcgcaatttgaaattgcgcaagttgattgcgcaatttcaaattacgcaaaaaaatccttgcgcaattttaaattgcgcaagaattctttgcgcaatttcaaattgcgcaaggatttttttgcgcaatttcaaattgcgcaaatcgttcaaatcgcgcataacagaggtatactaaaataaaataaaattatcttgCTCATCCTGTTAACTGgattaacaacatttatgatattaatttttcataactttaatattaatttatactttttttatctTATAATCCATGAGACATAGActgaccagggagttgttattaactCCCTGGACTGACTTTAATGTTAAGGCTTTAGTTAATACTAGGCCCATAGCTAAGCATAATGTTACACTATACAACACAGTTCATTCTGCCTCTTCTTGGTCTACATAAATACATACCGGTTTTCTCCGTGATCTGTGAACGCAATAGGTCACCACTTGACAAGTGTTTTAAACCAAAATCACGGACTATTCTTGAAGATATGGTACCCTTGCCAGCACCAGGGGGTCCCATTATAACCgctttaaatattttagaaatCATGGTTGGAGTAacagaaagtaaaattaaaataaatctaaacCTAATGTTcataatctaggcctagcctgcaGAATTTGTTTACCTCCTCCTGTTTGGTATAGTTTTAACAGTCCAGACgttattgtattttacaaaaCACAAACACCTTGTAAAATTAACTTGCAGACTACTGAGCGTCTGTACCACCGGTTAAAGGTCGACCATGTGTGGGAACCAGTTGATTCAGTCCAGCAGCAGTAGACAGAATTGTGTGATTGTGATTACAAACTCATACTATTTGTGTTTCTCAGAAGGTTAGtactatttatttatgaatttacATTTGCACTGTTAGTGTAAGTTTGTGTATCTATCTCACTGTTATACAAATAACCCATTTAATCCAGACAAAATTACCAATTGGTGTGCAGTGGTGGTCTGGCACTGGCAGGCTAGCTAGctgttaggcctagctagggctaggcctagtctaggccaACTACCGATATTGTTGGCTCCCATTCGTCTCCACCTGGCGTAACAATGGATGCAAGTCGTTTCGCCCTTTATGTATGCGATTTGCGCAATTGcagaacatattattattattgtattgttgacTTGTATAGACTTACCTACCAATACCAATCATCATGGAAAAGAAGAAAAGTAGATCTGTTGCAAGCACAGGAAagatcaaaatgaaaaagaagtTTGCCAAGCAAGGTAAAGTGAAGAAAGAAAATAGGAGTGCAAAGAAATCAACTTCTggaataaagaaaaagaaagacaaaACGTTTGAGGAAAAATCTGAAAAGTTTGTGAAAATGGACTTTGAAGAAATGGTGGCTGCAGAAGGAGATGACAATGAAGAGGAAATAGAAGCTAAGGAATTAAAAGAAGCAAAGAGGGAGAAAGGAGACAAGCTGGAAAAAGGAAAGAAACGAAAAGCAGAaggtattattaatgaaataaagtGCTATTTTTGGTGGATCAGaccttgatttataaatataagaggAGAGCTCCTAATGGCTCTCCTCAATATGTTGAGGAGAgccattattttgattaagtattcgaggcacaggcccaccatggttgggcctGTGGCGAGCCgaattttgataaatgacacctctagatggccggaaatggtactctcgcagctcgcacgt contains:
- the LOC140051021 gene encoding GTP:AMP phosphotransferase AK3, mitochondrial-like isoform X2, giving the protein MNIRFRFILILLSVTPTMISKIFKAVIMGPPGAGKGTISSRIVRDFGLKHLSSGDLLRSQITEKTGFPRTVPQAEALMKEQEINTVINLDIPFDEIVKRLESRWVHLESGRVYNLLWSPPKVEGKDDVTGENLIQRDDDKPATVRARLETYNKQTTPVTEFYRKHNLLQTFSGTETDKIWPEVYKFLSNHIKPIN
- the LOC140051021 gene encoding GTP:AMP phosphotransferase AK3, mitochondrial-like isoform X1, producing MNIRFRFILILLSVTPTMISKIFKAVIMGPPGAGKGTISSRIVRDFGLKHLSSGDLLRSQITEKTAAGVKADDFIQKGHLVPDDVMVELILNELRNMTSTWLLDGFPRTVPQAEALMKEQEINTVINLDIPFDEIVKRLESRWVHLESGRVYNLLWSPPKVEGKDDVTGENLIQRDDDKPATVRARLETYNKQTTPVTEFYRKHNLLQTFSGTETDKIWPEVYKFLSNHIKPIN